The Coffea arabica cultivar ET-39 chromosome 3c, Coffea Arabica ET-39 HiFi, whole genome shotgun sequence genome contains a region encoding:
- the LOC113734794 gene encoding plant UBX domain-containing protein 11-like isoform X1, with protein MEQSLSSLTFRGSIMEAIAEAKQQKKLFVVYISGDNPESHNLAASTWMDSRVAESVSKFCIFIHISEGSADAANFSAIYPQKSAPCTTAVGYNGVQLWQYEGFVAADALSSSIEKAWLSVHIQETTATYLSAALASKKQPASGTSDGTSSEEGSSSRTNELSSPAAPQNYSPEVGPSVNPEIVEENNHLECASEQEKLEQLHEATAQSSSANEIACGEVRDGTPTSETAEISINPHGKDPINNEDELVVTEKKVSSHHLEAKEEASSIKITKEGTGANKVEKDDFLKVSANKSNEVHLNIRLPDGSSLQMKFLVMDTLRMVKDYIDENRTSSFGSYDLAIPYPRKVFGEQDLSKTLQDLDLFGRQTLVLVLHHRANWHPKGESSLHDQTNFIRESSSNEGNDGYWGSLRRILSYLNPISYLSGSTNAEDTTAQESQSRIWQYDPNPSLQNDLQGTGISSGAYRSTDTTSRSSNSRSRQLKSSPFGSNIHTLRHDEDDGRFNDRNAFWNGNSTQYGGDNDGK; from the exons ATGGAGCAATCTCTTTCCTCCCTTACGTTCAGAGGTTCAATCATGGAAGCAATTGCTGAAGCCAAACAGCAAAAGAAACTCTTTGTGGTTTATATCTCAG GTGACAATCCGGAGTCACATAATCTAGCAGCATCAACATGGATGGACTCAAGA GTGGCGGAGTCAGTATCaaagttttgcatattcatACACATCTCAGAAGGGAGTGCAGATGCTGCAAATTTCTCTGCTATAT ATCCCCAGAAGTCTGCCCCATGCACAACAGCTGTTGGATACAATGGTGTACAGCTCTGGCAGTACG AAGGCTTTGTTGCTGCTGATGCCTTATCATCCAGCATCGAAAAGGCATGGTTAAGTGTTCATATTCAG GAGACAACTGCAACTTACTTGTCTGCCGCACTTGCCTCGAAAAAGCAACCTGCTTCTGGAACTTCTGATGGAACTTCATCCGAGGAAGGGAGTTCTTCAAGGACAAATGAGTTATCATCTCCTGCAGCTCCACAGAATTATTCTCCGGAGGTTGGACCATCAGTGAATCCTGAGATAGTAGAGGAAAACAATCATCTGGAATGTGCATCTGAG CAGGAAAAACTCGAACAGCTTCATGAGGCAACTGCTCAGTCATCCTCAGCCAACGAAATAGCATGTGGTGAAGTCAGAGATGGTACCCCCACCAGTGAGACCGCAGAGATTTCGATTAATCCTCATGGGAAGGATCCTATCAATAATGAAGATGAATTGGTTGTTACAGAAAAAAAAGTGAGCAGTCACCATTTAGAAGCTAAAGAGGAAGCTTCTTCTATAAAGATCACTAAAGAGGGTACAGGAGCTAATAAAGTTGAAAAGGATGATTTCTTGAAGGTCTCAGCCAATAAATCAAATGAGGTTCATTTAAATATTAGATTACCTGATGGATCTAGTTTGCAAATGAAGTTTTTAGTGATGGATACTTTGAGAATGGTCAAAGACTACATCGATGAAAATCGAACAAGCAGCTTTGGTTCTTATGATCTAGCAATTCCTTACCCTCGCAAGGTTTTTGGTGAACAAG ATTTAAGCAAGACACTTCAGGATTTGGATTTGTTTGGCAGACAAACATTAGTATTGGTTCTGCATCATCGTGCTAACTGGCACCCTAAAGGAGAATCATCATTGCATGATCAAACTAATTTTATCAGAGAGAGCTCTTCTAATGAAGGCAATGATGGATATTGGGGATCCCTGAGAAGAATTTTATCTTACTTGAATCCAATCTCCTACCTGAGTGGAAGTACCAATGCAGAGGATACTACTGCACAGGAATCTCAAAGCCGCATATGGCAATATG ATCCAAATCCTTCACTTCAGAATGATCTGCAAGGCACAGGAATATCCTCTGGAGCATACCGAAGCACAGATACAACCAGCCGAAGCAGCAATAGCAGGAGTAGGCAGCTCAAGTCATCTCCTTTTGGAAGCAACATCCACACACTAAGACATGATGAAGATGATGGCCGGTTTAATGACAGAAATGCCTTCTGGAATGGGAATTCCACACAATATGGTGGTGACAATGATGGCAAATGA
- the LOC113734793 gene encoding uncharacterized protein isoform X2, protein MSKGFLRNAISIPVLCSSSGDPLFFSLKFFTRPITTQENNWDAFTDVDCNFQEFESFPPEKTPASSFSPQEYSFLRDSLLENPGTEATSKAQNLETGNCSDDALLILDAVKNNDDGFGDKTQKFLRQFRHKLDEILVVDVLKNVQNVQLGVKFFIWAGRQIGYNHGLAVYDALLDLLGCNRNDRIQENFLQEIKNDDREVLGKLLNVLIKKCCRNGLWNLALEELGRLKDFGYKPSRATYNALVQVFLRVDKLESAAFVHREMLDLGFKMDAYTLLCFTRSLCKEGKWREALDLIEKEEFVPDTVMYTSMISGLCEASLFEEAMNFLNIMRCNSCIPNDVTYETLLCGCLNKRKLGRCKRLLSMMITEGCYPRPKIFNSLVHAYCRSGDYSYAYKLLKKMVLCGHQPGYVVYNILIGGICGNEELPNSDVLEIAEKCYDEMLDRGVVLNKVNVANFSRCLCGVGKFEKAMKVIREMMRKGFIPDVSTYSKVISFLCNASKLDNAFLLFQEMRGNGIVPDIYTYTMLIDNFCKAGLIQQALSWFNEMVKDGCKPNVVTYTALIHAYLKARKMSDANDLFEMMLTEGCLPNVVTFTALIDGHCKAGDVERAYQIYARMVGNENIPDVDMYFRGSDESAKEVNVVTYGALVDGLCKVHKAGKLDEAQSIYTRMLERGYNPSLYTYSSFLDRLFKDKRLDLALKVLSKMLENSCAPNVVIYTEMVDGLCKVGKTDEAYKLLLMMEEKGCQPNVVTYTSMIDGFGKVGKLDRCSELFQRMSMKGCAPNYITYAVLINHYSVAGLLDEAYQLLEEMRKTYWPVQMASYRKVIEGFNKEFITSLGLLTDISQVDSVVPVIPIYKLLIHSFNKAGRLEVALELLEEISSSSSSPSTMANMYSSLIESLCHSHKVEKAFELYVDMINRGLIPELGVFVNLIRGLINVNRWENALHLSESLCYMDIQWLPCDNTRGVS, encoded by the exons ATGAGTAAAGGGTTCCTCAGAAATGCTATATCCATTCCAGTTCTCTGCTCATCCTCCGGAGACCCCCTCTTTTTCTCCCTGAAATTCTTCACCAGACCCATCACTACTCAAGAAAATAATTGGGATGCTTTTACAGATGTAGATTGCAATTTTCAAGAATTTGAGTCTTTTCCACCTGAAAAAACTCCAGCCAGTTCTTTTTCACCCCAGGAATATTCCTTTTTGAGGGACTCATTGTTGGAAAATCCAGGCACTGAAGCTACTTCAAAAGCTCAAAACTTGGAGACTGGTAATTGTTCAGATGATGCTCTTTTGATTCTTGATGCTGTAAAGAATAATGATGATGGGTTTGGGGATAAAACCCAGAAATTTCTTAGGCAGTTTAGGCATAAATTGGATGAaattttggttgttgatgtgTTAAAGAATGTACAAAATGTTCAACTTGGTGTAAAGTTTTTCATATGGGCTGGTAGGCAGATTGGGTATAATCATGGTTTAGCTGTTTATGACGCTCTGTTAGATTTATTGGGGTGTAATAGAAATGAtagaattcaagaaaattttcttcaagAAATCAAGAACGATGATAGAGAGGTTCTTGGTAAATTGCTGAATGTGTTGATTAAGAAATGCTGCCGAAACGGGTTGTGGAATTTGGCACTGGAGGAGTTGGGGAGGCTTAAGGATTTTGGATATAAGCCATCAAGGGCCACGTATAATGCTTTGGTTCAGGTTTTTCTGAGAGTTGACAAATTGGAAAGTGCTGCTTTCGTTCATAGGGAGATGTTGGATTTGGGATTTAAGATGGATGCCTATACATTGCTGTGTTTCACACGTTCTTTGTGTAAGGAGGGTAAATGGAGAGAAGCTCTAGATTTAATCGAAAAGGAAGAATTTGTACCAGATACAGTTATGTATACTAGCATGATATCCGGATTGTGTGAAGCTTCACTTTTTGAAGAAGCtatgaattttttaaacataATGCGGTGTAATTCATGCATTCCTAATGATGTAACTTATGAGACTTTGCTTTGTGGTTGTTTGAATAAGAGAAAATTAGGTAGGTGCAAGAGATTGCTGAGTATGATGATTACAGAAGGTTGTTATCCCCGTCCGAAGATATTTAATTCTCTTGTGCATGCCTATTGCAGGTCAGGGGACTACTCTTATGCCTATAAATTGCTTAAAAAAATGGTTCTTTGTGGTCATCAGCCAGGTTATGTGGTCTACAACATATTGATTGGTGGTATTTGTGGCAATGAGGAGCTGCCTAACTCAGATGTCCTAGAAATTGCTGAAAAATGTTATGATGAAATGCTTGATCGAGGTGTTGTGCTAAACAAAGTGAATGTTGCCAATTTCAGCAGGTGCCTCTGTGgggttggaaaatttgaaaaagctaTGAAGGTGATTCGTGAGATGATGAGGAAGGGCTTTATACCAGATGTTAGTACATATTCTAAGGTTATCAGTTTTCTTTGTAATGCCTCAAAACTAGACAATGCATTTTTATTGTTCCAGGAAATGAGAGGCAATGGCATTGTTCCTGATATTTATACTTATACAATGCTTATAGACAATTTTTGCAAAGCTGGCCTTATTCAACAGGCACTCAGCTGGTTTAATGAAATGGTGAAGGATGGCTGCAAGCCCAATGTGGTAACATATACTGCTCTTATTCATGCTTACCTtaaagcaaggaaaatgtctgatgcaaatgatctatttgagatgATGCTAACAGAAGGATGCTTACCTAATGTTGTCACCTTCACTGCTTTGATTGATGGTCATTGCAAAGCTGGAGATGTTGAAAGGGCTTACCAAATCTATGCAAGGATGGTGGGCAATGAAAACATTCCGGATGTAGACATGTATTTCAGGGGCAGCGATGAAAGTGCTAAAGAAGTGAATGTTGTTACATATGGTGCTTTGGTTGATGGTTTATGCAAAGTACACAAG GCTGGGAAGCTAGATGAAGCACAGAGTATATATACACGGATGTTGGAACGTGGGTACAATCCAAGTCTTTATACCTATAGCTCTTTTCTCGACAGGTTATTTAAGGATAAGCGCCTTGATCTTGCTCTTAAAGTATTGTCTAAAATGCTTGAAAATTCCTGCGCTCCTAATGTCGTGATATACACAGAGATGGTTGATGGCCTTTGCAAAGTTGGGAAGACAGATGAAGCTTATAAACTTCTGTTAATGATGGAAGAAAAGGGTTGCCAACCAAATGTTGTGACTTATACTTCCATGATTGATGGCTTTGGTAAAGTCGGTAAACTGGATAGATGCAGTGAGCTTTTTCAGAGGATGAGTATGAAAGGTTGTGCTCCAAATTACATTACTTATGCGGTATTAATAAATCATTATTCTGTGGCTGGTCTCTTAGATGAAGCGTACCAGCTGCTGGAGGAAATGAGAAAAACTTATTGGCCGGTACAAATGGCAAGCTACCGTAAGGTCATTGAAGGCTTCAACAAAGAGTTTATAACGAGTCTTGGCCTCTTAACTGACATAAGTCAGGTTGATTCTGTTGTTCCAGTTATTCCAATTTACAAACTTCTAATCCATAGCTTCAACAAAGCAGGGAGATTGGAGGTGGCTCTTGAGCTGCTTGAAGAGATCTCGTCATCGTCCTCGTCTCCATCTACCATGGCAAACATGTATTCATCTCTGATTGAGAGCCTCTGCCATTCACACAAAGTTGAGAAAGCCTTTGAGCTGTATGTGGACATGATAAACAGGGGTTTAATTCCTGAGCTTGGCGTCTTTGTTAATCTTATTAGAGGACTAATCAATGTCAATAGATGGGAGAATGCACTTCATCTTTCGGAGAGCTTATGTTACATG GATATCCAATGGCTGCCCTGTGATAACACCAGGGGAGTTAGCTAG
- the LOC113734793 gene encoding uncharacterized protein isoform X1, with protein sequence MSKGFLRNAISIPVLCSSSGDPLFFSLKFFTRPITTQENNWDAFTDVDCNFQEFESFPPEKTPASSFSPQEYSFLRDSLLENPGTEATSKAQNLETGNCSDDALLILDAVKNNDDGFGDKTQKFLRQFRHKLDEILVVDVLKNVQNVQLGVKFFIWAGRQIGYNHGLAVYDALLDLLGCNRNDRIQENFLQEIKNDDREVLGKLLNVLIKKCCRNGLWNLALEELGRLKDFGYKPSRATYNALVQVFLRVDKLESAAFVHREMLDLGFKMDAYTLLCFTRSLCKEGKWREALDLIEKEEFVPDTVMYTSMISGLCEASLFEEAMNFLNIMRCNSCIPNDVTYETLLCGCLNKRKLGRCKRLLSMMITEGCYPRPKIFNSLVHAYCRSGDYSYAYKLLKKMVLCGHQPGYVVYNILIGGICGNEELPNSDVLEIAEKCYDEMLDRGVVLNKVNVANFSRCLCGVGKFEKAMKVIREMMRKGFIPDVSTYSKVISFLCNASKLDNAFLLFQEMRGNGIVPDIYTYTMLIDNFCKAGLIQQALSWFNEMVKDGCKPNVVTYTALIHAYLKARKMSDANDLFEMMLTEGCLPNVVTFTALIDGHCKAGDVERAYQIYARMVGNENIPDVDMYFRGSDESAKEVNVVTYGALVDGLCKVHKVKEACNLLDVMSTQGCEPNHIVYDALIDGFCKAGKLDEAQSIYTRMLERGYNPSLYTYSSFLDRLFKDKRLDLALKVLSKMLENSCAPNVVIYTEMVDGLCKVGKTDEAYKLLLMMEEKGCQPNVVTYTSMIDGFGKVGKLDRCSELFQRMSMKGCAPNYITYAVLINHYSVAGLLDEAYQLLEEMRKTYWPVQMASYRKVIEGFNKEFITSLGLLTDISQVDSVVPVIPIYKLLIHSFNKAGRLEVALELLEEISSSSSSPSTMANMYSSLIESLCHSHKVEKAFELYVDMINRGLIPELGVFVNLIRGLINVNRWENALHLSESLCYMDIQWLPCDNTRGVS encoded by the exons ATGAGTAAAGGGTTCCTCAGAAATGCTATATCCATTCCAGTTCTCTGCTCATCCTCCGGAGACCCCCTCTTTTTCTCCCTGAAATTCTTCACCAGACCCATCACTACTCAAGAAAATAATTGGGATGCTTTTACAGATGTAGATTGCAATTTTCAAGAATTTGAGTCTTTTCCACCTGAAAAAACTCCAGCCAGTTCTTTTTCACCCCAGGAATATTCCTTTTTGAGGGACTCATTGTTGGAAAATCCAGGCACTGAAGCTACTTCAAAAGCTCAAAACTTGGAGACTGGTAATTGTTCAGATGATGCTCTTTTGATTCTTGATGCTGTAAAGAATAATGATGATGGGTTTGGGGATAAAACCCAGAAATTTCTTAGGCAGTTTAGGCATAAATTGGATGAaattttggttgttgatgtgTTAAAGAATGTACAAAATGTTCAACTTGGTGTAAAGTTTTTCATATGGGCTGGTAGGCAGATTGGGTATAATCATGGTTTAGCTGTTTATGACGCTCTGTTAGATTTATTGGGGTGTAATAGAAATGAtagaattcaagaaaattttcttcaagAAATCAAGAACGATGATAGAGAGGTTCTTGGTAAATTGCTGAATGTGTTGATTAAGAAATGCTGCCGAAACGGGTTGTGGAATTTGGCACTGGAGGAGTTGGGGAGGCTTAAGGATTTTGGATATAAGCCATCAAGGGCCACGTATAATGCTTTGGTTCAGGTTTTTCTGAGAGTTGACAAATTGGAAAGTGCTGCTTTCGTTCATAGGGAGATGTTGGATTTGGGATTTAAGATGGATGCCTATACATTGCTGTGTTTCACACGTTCTTTGTGTAAGGAGGGTAAATGGAGAGAAGCTCTAGATTTAATCGAAAAGGAAGAATTTGTACCAGATACAGTTATGTATACTAGCATGATATCCGGATTGTGTGAAGCTTCACTTTTTGAAGAAGCtatgaattttttaaacataATGCGGTGTAATTCATGCATTCCTAATGATGTAACTTATGAGACTTTGCTTTGTGGTTGTTTGAATAAGAGAAAATTAGGTAGGTGCAAGAGATTGCTGAGTATGATGATTACAGAAGGTTGTTATCCCCGTCCGAAGATATTTAATTCTCTTGTGCATGCCTATTGCAGGTCAGGGGACTACTCTTATGCCTATAAATTGCTTAAAAAAATGGTTCTTTGTGGTCATCAGCCAGGTTATGTGGTCTACAACATATTGATTGGTGGTATTTGTGGCAATGAGGAGCTGCCTAACTCAGATGTCCTAGAAATTGCTGAAAAATGTTATGATGAAATGCTTGATCGAGGTGTTGTGCTAAACAAAGTGAATGTTGCCAATTTCAGCAGGTGCCTCTGTGgggttggaaaatttgaaaaagctaTGAAGGTGATTCGTGAGATGATGAGGAAGGGCTTTATACCAGATGTTAGTACATATTCTAAGGTTATCAGTTTTCTTTGTAATGCCTCAAAACTAGACAATGCATTTTTATTGTTCCAGGAAATGAGAGGCAATGGCATTGTTCCTGATATTTATACTTATACAATGCTTATAGACAATTTTTGCAAAGCTGGCCTTATTCAACAGGCACTCAGCTGGTTTAATGAAATGGTGAAGGATGGCTGCAAGCCCAATGTGGTAACATATACTGCTCTTATTCATGCTTACCTtaaagcaaggaaaatgtctgatgcaaatgatctatttgagatgATGCTAACAGAAGGATGCTTACCTAATGTTGTCACCTTCACTGCTTTGATTGATGGTCATTGCAAAGCTGGAGATGTTGAAAGGGCTTACCAAATCTATGCAAGGATGGTGGGCAATGAAAACATTCCGGATGTAGACATGTATTTCAGGGGCAGCGATGAAAGTGCTAAAGAAGTGAATGTTGTTACATATGGTGCTTTGGTTGATGGTTTATGCAAAGTACACAAGGTAAAGGAGGCCTGTAATCTTTTGGATGTAATGTCAACTCAAGGCTGTGAGCCAAACCACATAGTATATGATGCTCTTATTGATGGATTTTGCAAGGCTGGGAAGCTAGATGAAGCACAGAGTATATATACACGGATGTTGGAACGTGGGTACAATCCAAGTCTTTATACCTATAGCTCTTTTCTCGACAGGTTATTTAAGGATAAGCGCCTTGATCTTGCTCTTAAAGTATTGTCTAAAATGCTTGAAAATTCCTGCGCTCCTAATGTCGTGATATACACAGAGATGGTTGATGGCCTTTGCAAAGTTGGGAAGACAGATGAAGCTTATAAACTTCTGTTAATGATGGAAGAAAAGGGTTGCCAACCAAATGTTGTGACTTATACTTCCATGATTGATGGCTTTGGTAAAGTCGGTAAACTGGATAGATGCAGTGAGCTTTTTCAGAGGATGAGTATGAAAGGTTGTGCTCCAAATTACATTACTTATGCGGTATTAATAAATCATTATTCTGTGGCTGGTCTCTTAGATGAAGCGTACCAGCTGCTGGAGGAAATGAGAAAAACTTATTGGCCGGTACAAATGGCAAGCTACCGTAAGGTCATTGAAGGCTTCAACAAAGAGTTTATAACGAGTCTTGGCCTCTTAACTGACATAAGTCAGGTTGATTCTGTTGTTCCAGTTATTCCAATTTACAAACTTCTAATCCATAGCTTCAACAAAGCAGGGAGATTGGAGGTGGCTCTTGAGCTGCTTGAAGAGATCTCGTCATCGTCCTCGTCTCCATCTACCATGGCAAACATGTATTCATCTCTGATTGAGAGCCTCTGCCATTCACACAAAGTTGAGAAAGCCTTTGAGCTGTATGTGGACATGATAAACAGGGGTTTAATTCCTGAGCTTGGCGTCTTTGTTAATCTTATTAGAGGACTAATCAATGTCAATAGATGGGAGAATGCACTTCATCTTTCGGAGAGCTTATGTTACATG GATATCCAATGGCTGCCCTGTGATAACACCAGGGGAGTTAGCTAG
- the LOC113734794 gene encoding plant UBX domain-containing protein 11-like isoform X2 produces MEQSLSSLTFRGSIMEAIAEAKQQKKLFVVYISGDNPESHNLAASTWMDSRVAESVSKFCIFIHISEGSADAANFSAIYPQKSAPCTTAVGYNGVQLWQYEGFVAADALSSSIEKAWLSVHIQETTATYLSAALASKKQPASGTSDGTSSEEGSSSRTNELSSPAAPQNYSPEVGPSVNPEIVEENNHLECASEEKLEQLHEATAQSSSANEIACGEVRDGTPTSETAEISINPHGKDPINNEDELVVTEKKVSSHHLEAKEEASSIKITKEGTGANKVEKDDFLKVSANKSNEVHLNIRLPDGSSLQMKFLVMDTLRMVKDYIDENRTSSFGSYDLAIPYPRKVFGEQDLSKTLQDLDLFGRQTLVLVLHHRANWHPKGESSLHDQTNFIRESSSNEGNDGYWGSLRRILSYLNPISYLSGSTNAEDTTAQESQSRIWQYDPNPSLQNDLQGTGISSGAYRSTDTTSRSSNSRSRQLKSSPFGSNIHTLRHDEDDGRFNDRNAFWNGNSTQYGGDNDGK; encoded by the exons ATGGAGCAATCTCTTTCCTCCCTTACGTTCAGAGGTTCAATCATGGAAGCAATTGCTGAAGCCAAACAGCAAAAGAAACTCTTTGTGGTTTATATCTCAG GTGACAATCCGGAGTCACATAATCTAGCAGCATCAACATGGATGGACTCAAGA GTGGCGGAGTCAGTATCaaagttttgcatattcatACACATCTCAGAAGGGAGTGCAGATGCTGCAAATTTCTCTGCTATAT ATCCCCAGAAGTCTGCCCCATGCACAACAGCTGTTGGATACAATGGTGTACAGCTCTGGCAGTACG AAGGCTTTGTTGCTGCTGATGCCTTATCATCCAGCATCGAAAAGGCATGGTTAAGTGTTCATATTCAG GAGACAACTGCAACTTACTTGTCTGCCGCACTTGCCTCGAAAAAGCAACCTGCTTCTGGAACTTCTGATGGAACTTCATCCGAGGAAGGGAGTTCTTCAAGGACAAATGAGTTATCATCTCCTGCAGCTCCACAGAATTATTCTCCGGAGGTTGGACCATCAGTGAATCCTGAGATAGTAGAGGAAAACAATCATCTGGAATGTGCATCTGAG GAAAAACTCGAACAGCTTCATGAGGCAACTGCTCAGTCATCCTCAGCCAACGAAATAGCATGTGGTGAAGTCAGAGATGGTACCCCCACCAGTGAGACCGCAGAGATTTCGATTAATCCTCATGGGAAGGATCCTATCAATAATGAAGATGAATTGGTTGTTACAGAAAAAAAAGTGAGCAGTCACCATTTAGAAGCTAAAGAGGAAGCTTCTTCTATAAAGATCACTAAAGAGGGTACAGGAGCTAATAAAGTTGAAAAGGATGATTTCTTGAAGGTCTCAGCCAATAAATCAAATGAGGTTCATTTAAATATTAGATTACCTGATGGATCTAGTTTGCAAATGAAGTTTTTAGTGATGGATACTTTGAGAATGGTCAAAGACTACATCGATGAAAATCGAACAAGCAGCTTTGGTTCTTATGATCTAGCAATTCCTTACCCTCGCAAGGTTTTTGGTGAACAAG ATTTAAGCAAGACACTTCAGGATTTGGATTTGTTTGGCAGACAAACATTAGTATTGGTTCTGCATCATCGTGCTAACTGGCACCCTAAAGGAGAATCATCATTGCATGATCAAACTAATTTTATCAGAGAGAGCTCTTCTAATGAAGGCAATGATGGATATTGGGGATCCCTGAGAAGAATTTTATCTTACTTGAATCCAATCTCCTACCTGAGTGGAAGTACCAATGCAGAGGATACTACTGCACAGGAATCTCAAAGCCGCATATGGCAATATG ATCCAAATCCTTCACTTCAGAATGATCTGCAAGGCACAGGAATATCCTCTGGAGCATACCGAAGCACAGATACAACCAGCCGAAGCAGCAATAGCAGGAGTAGGCAGCTCAAGTCATCTCCTTTTGGAAGCAACATCCACACACTAAGACATGATGAAGATGATGGCCGGTTTAATGACAGAAATGCCTTCTGGAATGGGAATTCCACACAATATGGTGGTGACAATGATGGCAAATGA
- the LOC113734794 gene encoding plant UBX domain-containing protein 11-like isoform X3, whose amino-acid sequence MEQSLSSLTFRGSIMEAIAEAKQQKKLFVVYISGDNPESHNLAASTWMDSRVAESVSKFCIFIHISEGSADAANFSAIYPQKSAPCTTAVGYNGVQLWQYEGFVAADALSSSIEKAWLSVHIQETTATYLSAALASKKQPASGTSDGTSSEEGSSSRTNELSSPAAPQNYSPEVGPSVNPEIVEENNHLECASELHEATAQSSSANEIACGEVRDGTPTSETAEISINPHGKDPINNEDELVVTEKKVSSHHLEAKEEASSIKITKEGTGANKVEKDDFLKVSANKSNEVHLNIRLPDGSSLQMKFLVMDTLRMVKDYIDENRTSSFGSYDLAIPYPRKVFGEQDLSKTLQDLDLFGRQTLVLVLHHRANWHPKGESSLHDQTNFIRESSSNEGNDGYWGSLRRILSYLNPISYLSGSTNAEDTTAQESQSRIWQYDPNPSLQNDLQGTGISSGAYRSTDTTSRSSNSRSRQLKSSPFGSNIHTLRHDEDDGRFNDRNAFWNGNSTQYGGDNDGK is encoded by the exons ATGGAGCAATCTCTTTCCTCCCTTACGTTCAGAGGTTCAATCATGGAAGCAATTGCTGAAGCCAAACAGCAAAAGAAACTCTTTGTGGTTTATATCTCAG GTGACAATCCGGAGTCACATAATCTAGCAGCATCAACATGGATGGACTCAAGA GTGGCGGAGTCAGTATCaaagttttgcatattcatACACATCTCAGAAGGGAGTGCAGATGCTGCAAATTTCTCTGCTATAT ATCCCCAGAAGTCTGCCCCATGCACAACAGCTGTTGGATACAATGGTGTACAGCTCTGGCAGTACG AAGGCTTTGTTGCTGCTGATGCCTTATCATCCAGCATCGAAAAGGCATGGTTAAGTGTTCATATTCAG GAGACAACTGCAACTTACTTGTCTGCCGCACTTGCCTCGAAAAAGCAACCTGCTTCTGGAACTTCTGATGGAACTTCATCCGAGGAAGGGAGTTCTTCAAGGACAAATGAGTTATCATCTCCTGCAGCTCCACAGAATTATTCTCCGGAGGTTGGACCATCAGTGAATCCTGAGATAGTAGAGGAAAACAATCATCTGGAATGTGCATCTGAG CTTCATGAGGCAACTGCTCAGTCATCCTCAGCCAACGAAATAGCATGTGGTGAAGTCAGAGATGGTACCCCCACCAGTGAGACCGCAGAGATTTCGATTAATCCTCATGGGAAGGATCCTATCAATAATGAAGATGAATTGGTTGTTACAGAAAAAAAAGTGAGCAGTCACCATTTAGAAGCTAAAGAGGAAGCTTCTTCTATAAAGATCACTAAAGAGGGTACAGGAGCTAATAAAGTTGAAAAGGATGATTTCTTGAAGGTCTCAGCCAATAAATCAAATGAGGTTCATTTAAATATTAGATTACCTGATGGATCTAGTTTGCAAATGAAGTTTTTAGTGATGGATACTTTGAGAATGGTCAAAGACTACATCGATGAAAATCGAACAAGCAGCTTTGGTTCTTATGATCTAGCAATTCCTTACCCTCGCAAGGTTTTTGGTGAACAAG ATTTAAGCAAGACACTTCAGGATTTGGATTTGTTTGGCAGACAAACATTAGTATTGGTTCTGCATCATCGTGCTAACTGGCACCCTAAAGGAGAATCATCATTGCATGATCAAACTAATTTTATCAGAGAGAGCTCTTCTAATGAAGGCAATGATGGATATTGGGGATCCCTGAGAAGAATTTTATCTTACTTGAATCCAATCTCCTACCTGAGTGGAAGTACCAATGCAGAGGATACTACTGCACAGGAATCTCAAAGCCGCATATGGCAATATG ATCCAAATCCTTCACTTCAGAATGATCTGCAAGGCACAGGAATATCCTCTGGAGCATACCGAAGCACAGATACAACCAGCCGAAGCAGCAATAGCAGGAGTAGGCAGCTCAAGTCATCTCCTTTTGGAAGCAACATCCACACACTAAGACATGATGAAGATGATGGCCGGTTTAATGACAGAAATGCCTTCTGGAATGGGAATTCCACACAATATGGTGGTGACAATGATGGCAAATGA